In Corallococcus silvisoli, one DNA window encodes the following:
- a CDS encoding BamA/TamA family outer membrane protein, which translates to MLLPPAMNRLALALCFVSLAALAQPPPPDAGMPDAVTAPRPPPEDEAREDSDTSTCPDSFNNDDGAFTDAKVLAPTQVEVDGRGLTPMGMELRGLQRLTDAQVRKLVGAPPADDTRALSGSEVQTLLHRLARTGLFARVEPRVRVSEQGPALLEVLLTENPTVTSVEFEGLQDLRPDELRDALLVLPSRFPGVDDAQDPEEQSATLRFHKRRGTLRVVTPCPMPRPPRRWLARTEAGTFRPGIMLGGLDAALERALNTLREDDGYLLATLSATLSPEGRLVVKVDEGQLEAVEVRGVDAAMAVRVQEALGLEPGDVFLRSDARRAMERLESRLPFLRADEGEDLQERRGSVRIVEERDADGTRRFRTQEEARRESRRREHVDFEVGWRRLFHGWDGGSDGLTLEGKRLVVHMRPRRPDLDVDLLPVHTQVTGFAPGLSASLRFFDSKDRVHTTLEGAFFIPLRLGGQRLPDDPEGTRRQRHVNLLGGVKVQLPALGLAELGAQAHDFIDTLDRWRLGDFDSYFYSFLINRPDRDYFRRQGFVAFATWRWARAWLAGVEVRGDTVSTLQSFTPPLSLFRRGTAPFPNAPVNEGRFRSAVVRLEYSGNAERDTRVGSLFRTPETPLFEHLERRKRDPSLRGFVTLEVGEGPGAIGQNERFWKLVGDVAMDMPVSWHTGLSLRLRAATGHNLPLQKQEALGGWSALRGFGFKEFRDGDSSVLASAEYRWHGLGVFADLGSVHTAGAWTDAQLGLGGSFHFGDGVRFEAAWRIDDQVRVTPEARLLFVRTF; encoded by the coding sequence ATGCTCCTGCCTCCCGCCATGAACCGTCTCGCACTGGCACTCTGCTTCGTCTCGCTCGCGGCCCTGGCCCAACCACCCCCACCGGATGCCGGCATGCCGGACGCCGTCACCGCGCCCCGTCCTCCACCGGAAGACGAAGCGCGAGAGGACTCCGACACCTCGACGTGTCCCGACTCCTTCAACAACGATGACGGGGCGTTCACGGACGCCAAGGTCCTCGCGCCCACGCAGGTGGAGGTCGACGGCCGGGGCCTCACCCCCATGGGGATGGAGCTTCGCGGGCTCCAGCGGCTCACCGACGCGCAGGTGCGCAAGCTCGTGGGAGCGCCGCCCGCGGACGACACGCGCGCCCTGTCGGGCAGCGAGGTGCAGACCTTGCTGCATCGGCTGGCGCGCACCGGCCTCTTCGCCCGCGTGGAGCCTCGCGTTCGCGTCAGCGAGCAGGGGCCCGCCTTGCTCGAGGTCCTGCTCACGGAGAACCCCACCGTCACCTCGGTGGAGTTCGAGGGCCTTCAGGACCTCCGCCCGGACGAGCTGCGGGACGCGCTGCTCGTGCTGCCGTCGCGCTTCCCCGGCGTCGACGATGCGCAGGACCCGGAGGAGCAGAGCGCCACACTGCGATTCCACAAGCGCCGCGGGACGCTGAGGGTCGTCACCCCGTGTCCGATGCCGCGCCCGCCCCGGCGGTGGCTGGCGCGCACGGAGGCCGGAACGTTCCGCCCCGGCATCATGCTGGGCGGCCTGGATGCCGCGCTCGAGCGCGCGCTGAACACCCTCCGGGAGGACGATGGCTACCTGCTGGCGACGTTGAGCGCCACGCTGTCCCCCGAGGGACGGCTGGTCGTGAAGGTGGACGAGGGCCAGCTGGAGGCCGTGGAGGTCCGGGGCGTGGACGCGGCGATGGCGGTACGCGTCCAAGAAGCGCTGGGCCTGGAGCCGGGCGACGTCTTCCTGCGCAGCGATGCCCGCCGCGCCATGGAGCGGCTGGAGTCGCGGCTGCCCTTCCTGAGGGCCGACGAGGGCGAGGACCTCCAGGAGCGGCGCGGGAGCGTGCGCATCGTCGAGGAGCGCGACGCCGACGGCACGCGGCGCTTCCGCACGCAGGAGGAGGCGCGGCGCGAGTCGCGGCGCCGCGAGCACGTGGACTTCGAGGTGGGCTGGCGGCGCCTCTTCCACGGGTGGGACGGCGGGAGCGATGGCCTCACCCTGGAGGGGAAGCGGCTGGTGGTGCACATGCGCCCGCGGCGTCCGGACCTGGACGTGGACCTGCTGCCCGTGCACACGCAGGTGACGGGCTTCGCGCCAGGGCTCTCCGCGAGCCTGCGCTTCTTCGACTCCAAGGACCGCGTGCACACGACGCTGGAGGGGGCCTTCTTCATCCCCCTGCGGCTGGGCGGGCAGCGCCTGCCGGATGATCCGGAAGGCACCCGCCGTCAGCGCCACGTCAACCTGCTGGGAGGCGTCAAGGTGCAGTTGCCCGCGCTGGGGCTCGCGGAGCTGGGCGCGCAGGCGCACGACTTCATCGACACGCTCGACCGCTGGCGGCTGGGCGACTTCGACTCGTACTTCTATTCGTTCCTCATCAACCGGCCGGACCGGGACTACTTCCGCCGCCAGGGCTTCGTGGCCTTCGCCACCTGGCGCTGGGCGCGGGCGTGGCTCGCGGGCGTGGAGGTGCGTGGAGACACGGTCAGCACGCTCCAGTCCTTCACTCCGCCCCTCAGCCTCTTCCGGCGCGGCACCGCGCCCTTCCCGAACGCGCCGGTGAACGAAGGGCGCTTCCGCTCGGCGGTGGTGCGCCTGGAGTACAGCGGCAACGCGGAGCGCGACACGCGCGTGGGCTCCCTCTTCCGCACGCCGGAGACGCCGCTCTTCGAGCACCTCGAACGCCGGAAGCGTGACCCCTCGCTGCGCGGCTTCGTGACGCTGGAGGTGGGCGAAGGCCCTGGAGCCATCGGCCAGAACGAGCGCTTCTGGAAGCTGGTGGGCGACGTCGCCATGGACATGCCCGTCAGCTGGCACACCGGCCTGAGCCTGCGCCTGCGGGCCGCGACGGGCCACAACCTGCCCCTCCAGAAGCAGGAGGCGCTGGGCGGCTGGAGCGCGCTGCGCGGCTTCGGCTTCAAGGAGTTTCGCGACGGCGACAGCTCGGTGCTGGCGAGCGCGGAGTACCGCTGGCACGGCCTGGGCGTCTTCGCGGACCTGGGTTCGGTGCACACCGCGGGGGCGTGGACGGACGCGCAGCTGGGCCTGGGCGGCAGCTTCCACTTCGGCGACGGCGTGCGCTTCGAGGCCGCGTGGCGCATCGACGACCAGGTCCGGGTCACGCCCGAGGCGCGGCTGCTCTTCGTCCGGACCTTCTGA
- a CDS encoding prepilin-type N-terminal cleavage/methylation domain-containing protein has translation MDKQQRRRRGMTLIEIMVVITILGLIAAAVGVAVIGQLGTAKQQRVTMDFGALGAPSSSTRYRRAGCRTRDCALVEQRILPALPLDPWGNDSMYTLDKGGPAIVSLGADGAPGGDGDDRDLSSLDRDARSER, from the coding sequence ATGGACAAACAGCAGCGACGCCGTCGTGGCATGACGTTGATTGAGATCATGGTCGTCATCACCATCCTGGGCCTCATCGCCGCCGCCGTGGGCGTGGCGGTGATTGGACAGTTGGGCACCGCGAAGCAGCAGCGCGTGACGATGGATTTCGGGGCGCTGGGGGCGCCCTCCAGCTCTACGCGATACAGAAGGGCCGGCTGCCGGACACGGGACTGCGCGCTGGTGGAGCAGCGGATCCTCCCCGCGCTCCCCCTCGACCCGTGGGGCAACGACTCCATGTACACGCTGGACAAGGGGGGCCCGGCCATCGTGTCGCTGGGCGCGGATGGCGCTCCAGGTGGCGACGGTGATGACCGGGACCTCTCGTCACTCGACAGGGACGCGAGGTCCGAGCGGTGA
- a CDS encoding NUDIX hydrolase: MRVEVLFDALEARLKARPARTFELPGRALREAAVLLPLFERQGVPYVLFTRRPTNLRTHAGQYAFPGGGQEARDVTPLETALRETEEELGIARGDVRVLGLLDETPTTSSYRIRPYVGVIPGDGKYVPNPMEVDLVLEVPLAALLDPSIVRVERHMWEGLEHDVHFYTHGEHVIWGATARILRNFLQLVVDVPDVRDLLDAPLPAGP, translated from the coding sequence GTGCGCGTGGAGGTCCTGTTCGATGCGCTGGAGGCGCGGCTGAAGGCGCGGCCGGCGCGGACGTTCGAGCTGCCTGGCCGGGCGCTGCGCGAGGCCGCGGTGCTGCTGCCGCTGTTCGAGCGGCAGGGCGTGCCCTACGTCCTCTTCACCCGGCGGCCCACGAACCTGCGCACGCACGCGGGCCAGTACGCGTTCCCGGGCGGGGGGCAGGAGGCGCGGGACGTCACTCCGCTGGAGACGGCGCTGCGCGAGACGGAGGAGGAGCTGGGCATCGCGCGCGGCGACGTGCGCGTCCTGGGCCTGCTGGACGAGACGCCGACGACGTCGTCGTACCGCATCCGTCCCTATGTGGGCGTCATCCCCGGTGACGGGAAGTACGTGCCGAATCCGATGGAGGTGGACCTGGTGCTGGAGGTGCCGCTGGCGGCGCTGCTGGACCCGTCCATCGTGCGCGTGGAGCGCCACATGTGGGAGGGTTTGGAGCACGACGTGCACTTCTACACGCACGGCGAGCACGTCATCTGGGGCGCCACGGCGCGCATCCTGCGCAACTTCCTTCAGCTCGTGGTGGACGTGCCGGACGTGCGCGACCTGCTGGACGCTCCCCTGCCTGCCGGCCCCTGA
- a CDS encoding ABC transporter ATP-binding protein, giving the protein MSEPHGERGPLRDLSRTVGAAVALQWRAAPLASGFAFLLTLCTGSVAAVGGWLTKELLDELGRGDLADPQRTLTLAVGAASVAGGSMAILNVSEYLSGVIRWGVTLEVERSLFAKVAALEGLHHFEDPAFHGRLRLAEEAARDAPQQLIEFVRAILRMMVSVGTLSAVVLAVSPPMALLLVLAGGVALMAQLVRSRWLVELSAALVPTYRWRDFYHSLLVDVRAAKESRLFGLGELLLERMVASLRKAADREMAVTRKGLAVQAALSVLTAGVAAAGAFIVARGALQGRLQIGDVSLFLAAVAGIQGAFNGLLSQVEFASRSVQTFKNYLDIIDLPVRAPEASRPVARLRHGMELRDVWFRYDASGPWVLRGVSLFIPAGGSVGLVGVNGAGKSTLVKLLCRLHDAERGQVLWDGVDVRELDAQALRRRMTATFQDFMTYDFTAAENIGLGDLDRLKDAARIRDVARLAEIDEKLASLPSGYDTLLSRVLEGEDEDMPVGVSLSGGQWQRLALARALMREDVDLLVLDEPSSGLDAAAEFHIHRTLARHGEGRARLLISHRMSALRSADTLFVLSEGQIIEQGSHDTLMAMGGEYARLFTLQASGYQDERVASRASPKEVA; this is encoded by the coding sequence ATGAGCGAGCCGCACGGGGAGCGGGGGCCCCTGCGCGACTTGTCGCGCACGGTGGGCGCGGCCGTGGCGCTCCAGTGGCGCGCGGCGCCGCTGGCGTCCGGGTTCGCCTTCCTCCTCACGCTGTGCACCGGCTCCGTGGCCGCCGTGGGCGGCTGGCTCACCAAGGAGTTGCTGGATGAGCTGGGCCGCGGGGACCTCGCCGACCCGCAGCGGACGCTCACGCTGGCGGTGGGCGCCGCCTCGGTGGCCGGCGGCTCCATGGCCATCCTCAACGTCTCCGAGTACCTGTCCGGAGTGATTCGCTGGGGCGTCACCCTCGAGGTCGAGCGCTCCCTCTTCGCGAAGGTGGCGGCCCTGGAGGGCCTGCACCACTTCGAGGATCCCGCCTTCCATGGCCGCTTGCGGCTCGCGGAGGAGGCCGCCCGGGACGCGCCCCAGCAGCTCATCGAGTTCGTCAGGGCCATCCTTCGCATGATGGTCTCGGTGGGGACGCTGAGCGCCGTGGTCCTGGCGGTGTCGCCCCCCATGGCGCTGTTGCTGGTGCTGGCGGGTGGCGTGGCCCTGATGGCCCAGCTCGTGCGCAGCCGGTGGCTGGTGGAGCTGTCAGCGGCACTGGTGCCGACGTATCGCTGGCGCGACTTCTACCATTCGCTGCTGGTGGACGTGCGGGCGGCCAAGGAGAGCCGGCTGTTCGGATTGGGGGAGCTGCTGCTGGAGCGGATGGTGGCATCGCTGCGCAAGGCGGCGGACCGCGAAATGGCCGTGACCCGCAAGGGGCTGGCCGTACAGGCGGCGCTGTCGGTGCTCACCGCCGGAGTGGCGGCGGCCGGGGCCTTCATCGTCGCCCGGGGCGCGCTCCAGGGGCGGCTCCAGATTGGAGATGTCTCGCTCTTCCTCGCGGCCGTGGCGGGCATCCAGGGCGCCTTCAACGGGCTCCTCTCGCAGGTCGAGTTCGCGAGCCGCAGCGTCCAGACCTTCAAGAACTACCTCGACATCATCGACCTGCCGGTCCGCGCGCCGGAGGCTTCGCGTCCGGTGGCGCGGCTGCGGCACGGCATGGAGCTGCGCGACGTCTGGTTCCGCTACGACGCCAGCGGCCCATGGGTGCTGCGGGGGGTGAGCCTTTTCATTCCAGCGGGGGGCTCGGTAGGACTCGTTGGCGTCAACGGTGCCGGCAAGAGCACGCTGGTGAAGCTGCTGTGCCGCCTCCATGACGCGGAGCGCGGCCAGGTCCTCTGGGACGGAGTGGACGTCCGCGAGCTGGATGCCCAAGCGCTGCGGCGGCGGATGACGGCGACATTCCAGGACTTCATGACGTATGACTTCACCGCGGCGGAGAACATCGGCCTGGGGGACCTGGACCGGCTGAAGGACGCGGCGCGAATCCGCGACGTGGCACGGCTGGCGGAGATCGACGAAAAGCTCGCCTCGCTCCCCTCGGGTTACGACACGCTGCTGAGCCGCGTGCTCGAAGGGGAGGACGAGGACATGCCGGTGGGCGTCTCGCTTTCCGGAGGCCAGTGGCAGCGACTGGCGCTGGCGCGGGCCCTGATGCGCGAGGACGTCGACCTGCTGGTGCTGGACGAGCCAAGCTCCGGCCTGGACGCCGCCGCCGAGTTCCACATCCACCGGACCCTGGCGCGACACGGGGAGGGGCGGGCACGGCTGCTCATCTCCCACCGGATGAGCGCGCTGCGAAGCGCGGACACCCTCTTCGTCCTCTCCGAGGGCCAGATCATCGAGCAGGGCTCGCATGACACGTTGATGGCGATGGGCGGCGAGTACGCGCGCCTGTTCACGCTCCAGGCGAGCGGCTATCAGGACGAGCGCGTCGCATCACGGGCGAGCCCGAAGGAGGTCGCATGA
- a CDS encoding TlpA family protein disulfide reductase: MVETLVVGGVVLAVLVVANLLLTLALVGRLRALQEMVANQVVLRDPALPQKGDTVGRFEATTVEGESFTDAALREGRTLVGFFAAGCRPCASVRKQLLESPPGVPLMAFIEGDPGDPDTVALGASLKHMARVALLSEGDSVTRAIKQAGYPTLVLVDEGVVAASGHYLHEVLT; encoded by the coding sequence ATGGTCGAAACGCTTGTCGTGGGTGGTGTCGTCCTCGCCGTGCTGGTGGTGGCCAACCTGTTGCTGACCCTCGCGCTCGTCGGTCGGCTGCGCGCGCTTCAGGAGATGGTGGCCAACCAGGTCGTCCTGCGCGACCCGGCGTTGCCGCAGAAGGGCGATACGGTCGGCCGCTTCGAGGCCACCACCGTGGAGGGCGAGTCCTTTACGGATGCCGCCCTGCGGGAGGGACGGACGCTGGTCGGCTTCTTCGCCGCGGGCTGCCGGCCTTGCGCCTCGGTGCGCAAGCAGCTCCTCGAGTCGCCTCCCGGAGTGCCGCTCATGGCGTTCATCGAAGGAGACCCTGGCGACCCGGACACGGTGGCACTGGGTGCGTCATTGAAGCATATGGCCCGGGTGGCGTTGTTGTCCGAGGGTGACTCCGTCACGCGGGCCATCAAACAGGCGGGCTATCCCACGCTCGTCCTCGTCGACGAGGGCGTGGTCGCGGCCTCGGGGCACTACCTCCACGAAGTCCTGACATGA
- a CDS encoding MauE/DoxX family redox-associated membrane protein gives MNAVNLGCRLMLAIVFALAALGKARGHKPFEEFIQTLENFGLPRFLAGAPLAATLILAEATSALLLLVGMGAGYVLALLLLAGFTLGLAWVIHREKKVACRCFGASNAPVSAAHLVRNGLLLAITVIGAVTHAAGSGGLAVGMGVIAGTVGALAGLFVTRWDDLVFLFQGPQSLAALSRTRRD, from the coding sequence TTGAACGCGGTCAATCTAGGCTGTCGACTGATGCTGGCCATCGTGTTCGCGCTCGCCGCGTTGGGAAAGGCGCGCGGACACAAACCCTTTGAAGAATTCATCCAGACACTCGAGAACTTTGGCCTTCCGCGCTTTCTGGCCGGGGCGCCGCTGGCGGCCACGTTGATCCTGGCGGAAGCCACCTCCGCGCTGCTGCTCCTGGTGGGCATGGGGGCGGGGTACGTGCTGGCGCTGCTGCTGCTGGCGGGCTTCACGCTGGGGCTCGCGTGGGTGATTCACCGGGAAAAGAAGGTCGCGTGCCGGTGCTTCGGTGCCAGCAACGCTCCCGTCAGCGCGGCGCACCTGGTTCGCAATGGGCTGTTGCTGGCCATCACGGTCATTGGAGCGGTGACCCACGCGGCCGGCTCGGGTGGGCTGGCGGTGGGAATGGGCGTCATCGCGGGGACGGTCGGCGCCCTGGCGGGGCTCTTCGTCACGCGCTGGGATGATCTGGTGTTCTTGTTTCAAGGACCGCAGTCGCTGGCTGCGTTGTCGCGAACCCGACGAGACTGA
- a CDS encoding transposase produces the protein MLQGANAATHSSKKRKKALGALGERLVLHFLPPYCPEGNRIERVWSFSLEEPAAPPSRPR, from the coding sequence ATGCTTCAGGGTGCCAATGCCGCCACCCACTCCAGCAAGAAGAGGAAGAAGGCGCTGGGGGCACTGGGCGAGCGGCTGGTGCTGCACTTCCTGCCGCCGTACTGCCCGGAGGGCAACCGCATCGAGCGCGTGTGGTCATTTAGCCTGGAAGAACCAGCTGCGCCGCCTTCGCGTCCGCGATGA
- a CDS encoding YchJ family protein, translated as MPPVPLCPCSSGQRYRQCCAPFHRGEAEAPDAERLMRSRYSAFAQRDAAYLWKTLHPDHPMRARPEADAVRELRAFAQAHQYPGLVVLGHQPPDASGLARVLFFAKVFEKGKDQSFVERSDFRHDGTGWRYLDGVLKLPRELAVPPESLTLDTFPVG; from the coding sequence ATGCCGCCCGTCCCCCTGTGCCCCTGCTCCAGCGGCCAGCGCTACCGCCAGTGCTGCGCCCCCTTCCACCGAGGCGAGGCCGAAGCCCCCGACGCCGAGCGCCTCATGCGCAGCCGCTACAGCGCCTTCGCCCAGCGCGACGCCGCCTACCTGTGGAAGACACTCCACCCCGACCACCCGATGCGCGCCCGTCCAGAAGCGGACGCCGTGCGGGAGCTGCGCGCCTTCGCCCAGGCCCACCAGTACCCGGGGCTGGTGGTGCTGGGACACCAGCCACCGGACGCGTCGGGGCTCGCCCGCGTCCTCTTCTTCGCCAAGGTGTTCGAGAAGGGGAAGGACCAGTCCTTCGTGGAGCGCTCCGACTTCCGCCACGACGGCACCGGCTGGCGCTACCTGGACGGCGTCCTCAAGCTGCCGCGCGAGCTGGCCGTGCCTCCTGAGTCCCTGACGCTCGACACCTTCCCCGTGGGCTGA
- a CDS encoding undecaprenyl-diphosphate phosphatase, which yields MSLLEAIVLGLVQGLTEFLPISSTAHLRIAPELFGWPDPGAAYSAIIQLGTVAAVLIYFRKDIVALVKAFVVGLVKRDPFGTLEARLAWFVGVGTLPIGICGLAFKKLIETQFRSLYIIACSLIVLAVVLFIVEKRASHSRTVADMTWRDGILIGLWQALALVPGSSRSGTTLTGGLSLGLKREDAARYSFLLSIPATTLAGIFELKHLLEATERPSTMALVVGTLVAFVSGMGAIAWLLSFLKRRTTLVFVVYRIALGVLLLGLLQASVLKPMSGVENLATPEAPTKPPVEKQVTD from the coding sequence ATGAGCCTGCTTGAAGCCATCGTCCTGGGTCTGGTCCAGGGTCTCACGGAGTTCCTGCCCATCAGCTCCACCGCGCACCTGCGCATCGCGCCAGAGCTGTTCGGCTGGCCAGACCCGGGGGCGGCGTACTCGGCCATCATCCAGTTGGGCACGGTGGCCGCGGTGCTCATCTACTTCCGCAAGGACATCGTCGCGCTGGTGAAGGCGTTCGTCGTGGGCCTGGTGAAGCGCGACCCGTTCGGCACGCTGGAGGCGCGGCTCGCGTGGTTCGTGGGCGTGGGCACGCTGCCCATCGGCATCTGCGGGCTGGCGTTCAAGAAGCTCATCGAGACGCAGTTCCGGTCGCTCTACATCATCGCGTGCAGCCTCATCGTGCTGGCGGTGGTGCTGTTCATCGTGGAGAAGCGCGCGTCGCACTCGCGCACCGTCGCGGACATGACGTGGCGGGACGGCATCCTCATTGGCCTGTGGCAGGCCCTGGCGCTGGTGCCGGGCTCGTCGCGCTCCGGCACGACGCTCACGGGCGGCCTGTCGCTGGGGCTCAAGCGCGAGGACGCGGCGCGCTACTCGTTCCTGCTGTCCATCCCGGCGACGACGCTGGCGGGCATCTTCGAGCTCAAGCACCTGCTGGAGGCGACGGAGCGTCCATCCACGATGGCCCTGGTGGTGGGGACGCTGGTGGCGTTCGTGTCGGGCATGGGCGCCATCGCCTGGCTGTTGAGCTTCCTGAAGCGGCGCACCACCTTGGTGTTCGTGGTGTACCGCATCGCGCTGGGCGTGCTGCTCCTGGGGCTGTTGCAGGCGAGCGTGCTCAAGCCGATGTCCGGCGTGGAGAACCTGGCCACGCCCGAGGCTCCAACCAAGCCGCCCGTGGAGAAGCAGGTCACGGATTGA
- a CDS encoding S26 family signal peptidase encodes MMLMAMGLGAALLVAGAGVASWARRRWIVVAVQGNSMSPTLHDGQRLVARRLDRSKGHARSDVVVFLMPAAQRATLGDEALPYLVKRVAAVAGDPVPDWARAALGANGQTRVPPGKVVVSGDNAVSQDSRQLGYIDAETLIAIVRL; translated from the coding sequence ATGATGCTCATGGCGATGGGCCTGGGGGCCGCGCTTCTCGTGGCGGGGGCCGGGGTCGCGTCCTGGGCGCGACGCCGCTGGATTGTCGTCGCGGTGCAAGGCAACAGCATGTCGCCCACGCTGCATGACGGGCAGCGGCTCGTCGCGAGGCGGCTGGACCGTTCGAAAGGCCATGCGCGTTCAGATGTCGTCGTCTTCCTGATGCCCGCGGCGCAGCGCGCGACGTTGGGCGATGAAGCGCTCCCCTACCTCGTCAAGCGGGTGGCCGCCGTGGCGGGAGACCCGGTGCCGGACTGGGCCCGGGCGGCCCTCGGTGCCAACGGCCAGACGCGCGTCCCTCCCGGCAAGGTGGTGGTGTCCGGAGACAATGCAGTGAGCCAGGACTCACGGCAGTTGGGCTACATCGACGCGGAGACCCTCATCGCCATCGTGCGGCTCTGA
- a CDS encoding sigma-54-dependent transcriptional regulator produces the protein MKPGARILLVDDDPGVLRAVRGLLEDEGFSPLEARSTADAMRLLEAQDAPFALMLLDLRMPGETGLELLARLPKPLSVPVVVLSGEASPSEAVQALKLGATDFVEKPPSPERLLTAIHNALALGALREERERLLDALARPGHLVGDSPAMDALRQLIARVGPSDSAVLITGETGTGKERVAQALHKASGRKGRLVAVNCAAIPATLLESELFGHERGAFSGAVSRRVGRVEQAQGGTLFLDELGDMPLELQAKLLRVLETRQVERLGGTLPVPVDVRILAATHQDLGRAVSEGRFRQDLFFRLNVLPLHLPPLRERPEDLLPLARVFAAELAGPRTPLVLAPGAEAALRAYPWPGNVRELRNVIERLNLLRGDGPLELRPDVVASPTSATPAPRRTLGDKSYREQVEDFERDLIRAALREGESIAGAARLLQVDRGNLYRRIKALGLPLSS, from the coding sequence GTGAAGCCCGGGGCCCGCATCCTCCTCGTCGACGACGACCCCGGCGTGCTCCGGGCCGTGCGCGGGTTGCTGGAGGACGAGGGCTTCTCCCCCCTGGAGGCCCGCTCCACCGCGGACGCCATGCGCCTGCTCGAAGCGCAGGACGCGCCTTTCGCGCTGATGCTGCTGGACCTGCGCATGCCGGGCGAGACAGGCCTGGAGCTGCTGGCGCGCCTGCCCAAGCCGCTGTCCGTGCCCGTGGTGGTCCTGTCGGGAGAGGCCTCTCCGTCGGAGGCGGTGCAGGCGCTGAAGCTGGGGGCCACGGACTTCGTGGAGAAGCCCCCCTCTCCCGAGCGGCTCCTCACCGCCATCCACAACGCGCTGGCGCTGGGCGCGCTGCGCGAGGAACGGGAACGGCTGCTGGACGCGCTGGCCCGGCCGGGACACCTGGTGGGCGACAGCCCGGCCATGGACGCGCTGCGCCAGCTCATCGCGCGCGTGGGCCCCAGCGACTCGGCGGTGCTCATCACCGGCGAGACGGGCACGGGCAAGGAGCGCGTGGCGCAGGCGCTGCACAAGGCCTCCGGACGCAAGGGCCGGCTGGTGGCGGTCAACTGCGCGGCCATCCCCGCGACGCTGCTGGAGAGCGAGCTGTTCGGCCACGAGCGCGGCGCCTTCTCCGGCGCGGTGTCACGGCGGGTGGGCCGGGTGGAGCAGGCGCAGGGCGGCACGCTGTTCCTGGACGAGCTGGGAGACATGCCGCTGGAGCTCCAGGCCAAGCTGCTGCGCGTCCTGGAGACCCGTCAGGTCGAACGGCTGGGCGGCACGCTGCCCGTGCCCGTGGACGTGCGCATCCTCGCGGCCACGCACCAGGACCTGGGCCGCGCGGTGAGCGAGGGCCGCTTCCGGCAGGACCTCTTCTTCCGACTCAATGTGCTGCCGCTGCACCTGCCGCCCCTGCGCGAGCGCCCGGAGGACCTGCTGCCCCTCGCGCGCGTCTTCGCCGCGGAGCTCGCGGGGCCCCGCACGCCGCTCGTGCTCGCGCCGGGAGCGGAGGCCGCGCTCCGCGCCTACCCGTGGCCCGGCAACGTGCGCGAGCTGCGCAACGTCATCGAGCGGCTGAACCTGCTCCGCGGCGACGGCCCGCTGGAGCTGCGCCCGGACGTGGTGGCCTCGCCCACGAGCGCCACGCCCGCGCCGCGCAGGACGTTGGGCGACAAGAGCTACCGCGAACAGGTGGAGGACTTCGAACGGGACCTGATCCGCGCCGCGCTCCGCGAGGGAGAGAGCATCGCCGGGGCCGCGCGCCTCCTCCAGGTGGACCGCGGCAACCTCTACCGCCGCATCAAGGCCCTGGGCCTGCCCCTCTCCTCCTGA